TTCAAAGGGCCCCTCGATCCGGGTGCGACGCAGTGCCTTCCGGTCGAAACGAAAAACCACAGCTACACTGATCCAAGCGGACAAACGTACTCTGGGCATTGGGTAATTCCGCCGGGAAAACGCATGTACCGTGCTTCGATTGACGATATGCTACGGTTGAAAGACAGTGCACGTCTTCACGCGGCGGCGCTGCACGTGCATCCGTTTGCGACCCACATGACGCTGCGCGATGTGACAACGGGTAAGACCGTATTCGAGAGTACGATCCGCAACCATCGGAACCGAATTGGGATCGACCGTATTGGAGACTACGTTTCAGAAGCCGGCACGATGCTATATGCCAACCACTCGTATGAACTGGTGTTGGAAACCCATAACACTACGGCTGTCAACCAGGATATGATGGGCAGTGCGTTCCTGTTCTTTTACGATGCGGAACTAGATGGGAAAATCAATACAAAGAAGCGATGATCTTTTCGATCGACATGCCCTCTGCATCGGCCTTGTAATTTTTCACCACCCGGTGACGCAGGATGCCGATGGCCACCGCACGCACATCTTCGATATCGGGCGAAAACTTTCCATTAAAGGCCGCGTTTGCTTTGGCAGCGAGTATAAGATTTTGCGATGCGCGAGGCCCGGCGCCCCAATCAACGTAGTTCCGAACGATATCGGTCGCCATTTTGTTGTCGGGACGGGTCTTACTCACCAATGACACGGCATACTCAATCACATTATCCGCCACCGGGATGCGACGGATCAGGTGTTGGAAGTCGATGATTTCCTGGGCCGAAAACAACGGCTGGATGGATTGGCTTTTGTCGGATGTCGTGCTCTTCACTACCTGCACTTCCTCTTCGAAGGTAGGATAATCGAGTTTTATGGAGAACATGAAACGGTCAAGCTGGGCTTCCGGAAGGGGATACGTTCCTTCCTGCTCGATCGGGTTTTGGGTCGCCAATACGAAGTAGGGCAAATCGAGCTTGTAGTTATGTCCGGCGATGGTTACCGCACGTTCCTGCATCGCCTCCAAAAGGGCCGCCTGTGTTTTAGGTGGCGTACGGTTGATCTCATCCGCTAGGATGATGTTGGCAAAAACAGGGCCCTTGATGAATTTAAACTGGCGGTTTTCGTCGAGTATCTCACTACCGAGGATATCTGACGGCATCAGGTCGGGCGTAAACTGTATCCGCTTGAAATCGAGGCCAAGTGCCTGCGAAATCGTGTTGACCATCAGCGTCTTCGCCAATCCGGGCACACCGACCAACAGCGCGTGTCCACCCGAAAAAATACTGGTCAGGATCTGGTCGACGACCTCCTCCTGCCCTACAATGACTTTTGCGATTTCTTTCTTCAGCGCATTGCGCTTGTCTACCAACTGTTGTATAGCCGTAACGTCAGACATGTCGTTTGGTTTGATTATTTCTTGAGCCAGTTATTCGTGAAGGGGCAATCGCGGAAGTCGCCGTTGACTTTCACGTAAGTGTCCTTTATTTTCTCTGCCATCCACTTCCCTACTTCACGAATCTGTTTCTCCTTAAGGGCGAGTTCTTTGATTTTGAGGTAATCTTTTGCGTAATCCGCCGTATGCGACGGAATGCGGTTGGTGACCATGATCAGTTTCCAGATACGTTGGGTGGTTTCGTCCTGATCCTGGATGGGTTGGGACACCTCACCCGTCTGCAGGCCGGATACCTGACTGTAAAGGGACGGGTCCATTTTCGTCAGTTCGAACTTGGTATCCAGTGTACGTGGGTTTACCAATTGTCCGCCATTCGCACGGGTTTCTTTCTCATCCGATTCACTGCGTGCCGCATCGGCGAAAGAAATCTCGCCCCCGACTATTTTGTTGCGGATGTTGATGGCTTTCTCCTTAGCCTCCTGCATCGCCGCATCGGTGATTTTAGGTGTCAGGAGGATATGGCGAAGGTCGACTTCCTGTCCGCGTATTTTTTCTACCAGGATGATATGGAATCCGTAAATAGTCTCAAACGGTTCCGATATCTCCCCTTCTCCCAAACTGAACGCCACATCCTTAAATTCCTTGATGAAAGGGGTTTTACGGGTCATTTTGTAAAAACCACCATTCGATTTCGAACCTGGATCCTGTGAGTAGAGTACCGCTTTACTGAAAAAGCTTGACTCACCCGCCAGCACCTGTCGTTTGAACTCTTTAAGTCGTTCAATTACTTTCTGTTTTTCGTCTTCCGACACTTTTGGTTTGATGACGATTTGCGCCACCTCGATTTCGTCATTGAAGACCGGCAACTCGTCTTTTGGAATCCGTTTGAAGAAATTACGCACTTCTTCCGGCGTGATCTCGATCTTATCGATGATTTTCTTTGTCATCTCGCTGCTGAGGCGGTTGAGCTTCAGGATTTCGAGAAATTCGGAACGGAAATCGGCCTCAGAGTCTTTTTTGTACAGTTTCACCAGTTTATCGACGGTCGAACCGGGGCCGAGTTGTTCAAGCATGGCCGCGATACGCTCTTCCATTTGGGCGTTGAGTTCGGCGTCACTGACCGTGATACTGTCCTGCGTAGCCTGGTGGGCATACAAACGGTCCTCCATCAGCTTCCCGAGTAACTGGCAATCGGTAATGTCTTTTGCGGATTCGCCGGAAGCGGTGATTTCCACACGTGCCTTATCGATGTCCGAATAGAGAATCAGGTAGCTTCCTACCGTAGCCACGATGCCATCCACTTTCTGGCGTTGCCCGGTCTTTTTGGCTGCCGGCACGGTGTCGCGGATAATCTCCTGCGCCGATACGGTCAAGGATGACAGTACCAGAAAGGCAACCAGCAGTTTAGGGCTTTTTATAAATTTCATACGTTTCATTTTTGATGGCATCATCTGTAATATCCTTTTCTATTTTCTTGATCATATCGAGCTTGCGACGGTTCAATATGACTTCTTTCAATGTGGGTTTCAGGAAGGAATAAGGCGCGATCTCATTCCGATCGACCACATCCCGCACCTTCACCAGGTACACCCCTGTTCCTTCCGCCCGTTGGTAGGAAATGCCCGGCGCGATGAACTCGTTCCGGTTTTCCGGCGTAATGAACGGCAATCGGCGGTAAATTTCGTTCATCTCGACCCAAACGGAATCATTTAACGCCGAATTCTGGAACTGCAACTGATACGTATCCCAGAACTTTTTATCCGATTTCCGAAAATCCAGGAACTTCGAACGGATCTGCCCGAACTTCGGATGGTCCTTCGGCACGTTGATGTACCGCAGCCGCACCAGCATTCCGGTTGCCCGGAAATTATCCCGATTTTCATCGTAATAGGCCTTCAGTTCCGTCTCCGTTACCAGTGTATCTACACTTTGTTGTACCAATTGCTCGAGGTACGCTTTCGTGTAAAGGTCGACTTTATAATCCCGGATCAACCGATTGAACTCCTCTTTCTTCTCCTTACCGACGTTTCGTTCTGCCGCCTCCATCAACAACTTCCCCGCGGCCCAACGGTCGATAAATGCCTTTACCATGGCGACGCTGTCTTTGGGGGATGTACCGGCGGGCATGAGGCCCACAAGGTCCGACGGATACAAATAGGATTTGCCGACACGCGCAATCGCTCCTTTTTTTGCTTCGGGCTTACTACAGGCACAAAACAGCAACAGGAACCCTATAACGGCGGCACGCGTCACTTACGGTTTGATTTCTTTTTTGACACGCGCAAATGCGGCCTGGTCTACCTGTATCGAAAACTCCTTTTTCAGGTTGGTAACCCAATTCTCCTCAAGAAACTGCTGGTAGTCGTTGATGACTTTTCCTTTTGCTTCCTCCAATGTACGGGGTCCGGCCGGAATCGTATCAAGCACCTTCGCGGCAAAGAAGTACGATCCTTTTTTGACCGGTTCCGTTACCTCTTTCTTCATGGTGACATTAGATGGCAACACGTCGCTACCTTCTTCAAACGTACCTTCTGTTACCATGACATTCACCGCCTCTTTCGTGTTCAACGCCGCTTTGA
This genomic interval from Flavobacterium sp. HJ-32-4 contains the following:
- a CDS encoding MoxR family ATPase — translated: MSDVTAIQQLVDKRNALKKEIAKVIVGQEEVVDQILTSIFSGGHALLVGVPGLAKTLMVNTISQALGLDFKRIQFTPDLMPSDILGSEILDENRQFKFIKGPVFANIILADEINRTPPKTQAALLEAMQERAVTIAGHNYKLDLPYFVLATQNPIEQEGTYPLPEAQLDRFMFSIKLDYPTFEEEVQVVKSTTSDKSQSIQPLFSAQEIIDFQHLIRRIPVADNVIEYAVSLVSKTRPDNKMATDIVRNYVDWGAGPRASQNLILAAKANAAFNGKFSPDIEDVRAVAIGILRHRVVKNYKADAEGMSIEKIIASLY
- a CDS encoding peptidylprolyl isomerase, which gives rise to MKFIKSPKLLVAFLVLSSLTVSAQEIIRDTVPAAKKTGQRQKVDGIVATVGSYLILYSDIDKARVEITASGESAKDITDCQLLGKLMEDRLYAHQATQDSITVSDAELNAQMEERIAAMLEQLGPGSTVDKLVKLYKKDSEADFRSEFLEILKLNRLSSEMTKKIIDKIEITPEEVRNFFKRIPKDELPVFNDEIEVAQIVIKPKVSEDEKQKVIERLKEFKRQVLAGESSFFSKAVLYSQDPGSKSNGGFYKMTRKTPFIKEFKDVAFSLGEGEISEPFETIYGFHIILVEKIRGQEVDLRHILLTPKITDAAMQEAKEKAINIRNKIVGGEISFADAARSESDEKETRANGGQLVNPRTLDTKFELTKMDPSLYSQVSGLQTGEVSQPIQDQDETTQRIWKLIMVTNRIPSHTADYAKDYLKIKELALKEKQIREVGKWMAEKIKDTYVKVNGDFRDCPFTNNWLKK